GTACTCAATGTTTTCAAGAGATGAAACTGAATTGTGGAGATTCTGTCAGGATAGGGACGCAAATTATCTTGTTTATACAATGGGGACTTATATTACTAGAGGAGTGTATTCATGGAGGTATATAACGGGCAATTTAAGATTTGATGAAGCAACAACTGCTTTTAAACTTGAATTCAAACCTGAAGAACTGAAAAAGTTCGAATTAAAGTATAAGAATAGGTATTATAAAGTTTATAAGATATTCTCAAGAGAGGAGATTGAAGAGGAGGGCAAAATAAGAAAAGCTATTGAAGCATTTAAAAAGGCGAGGATGCCTCGCTGAAAACAAATTTCTTGCAAGGTCTTCTAAATTGTGATATAAAATCCCGAGAAATAACCCGGCAAATAGAAAAGAGTGGGTGATACGTTTCCCGCTCTTTGTTATTAATAGAGGATTATCATGAATAAAGAAATTTTTGGAATTATAACAGCGCTTTGTAAAGAGAAAAATATAAAAGAAGATATTCTTGTAGAGGCTGTCGAGACGGCTTTATTATCAGCTGCGCAAAAAAAATTGGGAGACTCTATAGACCTTAAGGTGTCTATTGGTGGAGATAGGAAAGAGATTTGTGTTTTTTTGAGAAAAAAAGTTGTACGTAGTGTAGTAGATCCACATAAGGAAATTGGCATTAAAGAGGCAAAAAAGATAGATGAAAGCTTAAAAGTCGGCAGCATATATGTCGAGGAGATAACACCTCATGATTTTGGTAGAATAGCCGCCCAGACCGCAAAGCAGGTAATAATGCAAAAGATAAGAGATGTAGAAAATGACAATCTGTATGAAAAGTTTAGAGAGAGACAGGGCACTTTAATTAATGGAGTTGTGTATAGATTTGACTATGGAGATGTGATAATTGACCTCGGCGATGCTGAAGCTCGGATGCCGTATAGGGAGCGTTTGCAGAATGAGAGATACAGACAGGGTGATAGAATACGGGCATATATTTTAGAGGTAACAGATACCGGTAGCAAAGTTAAGATAATTGTTTCCAGAACGCATCCAGATTTTGTGAGACGATTGCTTGAGTTAGAAGTTCCTGAAATTGCTCAAAGTATAGTTGAAATAAAAGCTATTGCAAGAGAAGCAGGAGATAGAACGAAAATAGCTGTTTGCAGCAACAAAGAAA
This genomic stretch from bacterium harbors:
- the nusA gene encoding transcription termination factor NusA gives rise to the protein MNKEIFGIITALCKEKNIKEDILVEAVETALLSAAQKKLGDSIDLKVSIGGDRKEICVFLRKKVVRSVVDPHKEIGIKEAKKIDESLKVGSIYVEEITPHDFGRIAAQTAKQVIMQKIRDVENDNLYEKFRERQGTLINGVVYRFDYGDVIIDLGDAEARMPYRERLQNERYRQGDRIRAYILEVTDTGSKVKIIVSRTHPDFVRRLLELEVPEIAQSIVEIKAIAREAGDRTKIAVCSNKENVDCVGACVGIKGTRIKAVIEELAGERIDVIEWDKDLKTFIRKALAPAEIKSVKLDAENKAATVLVEQDQLAIAIGKKGQNVKLTSRLVDCRIDIVADEKKDEREKIDIPGIGNGIIGILETHGYDTMNKISKISVKDLLKLPGIGIKTAAKIKMLKT